One genomic window of Candidatus Pseudobacter hemicellulosilyticus includes the following:
- a CDS encoding RNA polymerase sigma factor, whose translation MHEPRLTEWITKSQQGDANAFGQLVTCYQAQIFAYVFRLVGNPDDAKDLVQETFLRAWTYCKTYQSRFRFSTWLYTIATHCSYDYLQAKKQVLMVPEENMAYLCDQLAYSNLEQQLLNKNIAGIIARLTQTLTPKQKLVFTLKYLEGLDTEEITLITRLSAEKVKSNLYLAKKNMQELLLKMKIHEK comes from the coding sequence ATGCACGAGCCCCGCCTTACAGAATGGATAACAAAAAGCCAACAGGGCGATGCCAATGCATTTGGTCAGTTGGTGACCTGTTACCAGGCGCAGATCTTTGCTTACGTATTCAGGCTGGTGGGTAATCCCGATGATGCAAAAGACCTGGTGCAGGAAACATTTTTAAGGGCCTGGACTTACTGTAAAACCTATCAATCCAGATTCCGGTTCAGTACCTGGTTGTATACCATTGCTACCCATTGCAGCTACGATTATCTGCAAGCAAAAAAGCAGGTACTGATGGTGCCGGAAGAGAATATGGCGTACCTGTGCGACCAGCTGGCTTATTCCAACCTGGAACAGCAGCTGTTGAACAAAAATATTGCGGGTATCATTGCCCGGCTTACGCAGACACTTACACCCAAACAGAAACTGGTATTTACCCTGAAATACCTGGAAGGACTTGACACGGAGGAGATCACCCTGATCACCAGGCTGAGCGCTGAAAAAGTGAAAAGCAATCTTTACCTGGCTAAAAAAAATATGCAGGAATTATTACTCAAAATGAAGATCCATGAAAAGTGA
- a CDS encoding discoidin domain-containing protein: MQQLHRLLYILFIGLLTACQKDGARTFLPASSVSIQHIAQKDTLYQEMSIVKDSTIVLGLKAVLNGGPATEDHYVSFRIDTSRLVAFRSRYGSATVLPTTAYYFFQPLGRIPAGATESDSVQVNIFSQTSLSPETQYVLPVIIEQVDGRTEAVTPDEVLFIVIQTGASPTISKSGWKIVSASSYTTGGGEPENVLDNNDEATFWMSSFIQPMPQNLVIDFGKAIDFSGVSYVTPRSYATSGAYPTQVKIELSNDGSTWTDKGSFTGLSSTGAGTLDVGSSTARYMRFTAVKVFMTGFFTYVVIGGIGLEH, from the coding sequence ATGCAACAACTGCACCGACTACTCTATATATTGTTCATAGGTCTGCTGACGGCCTGCCAGAAAGATGGCGCCAGGACTTTCCTGCCAGCCAGCAGCGTATCCATACAGCATATTGCCCAAAAAGATACCCTCTACCAGGAAATGTCCATTGTGAAGGACAGCACCATAGTGCTTGGGCTGAAAGCCGTATTAAATGGCGGGCCTGCTACAGAAGATCATTATGTCAGCTTCCGCATAGATACCAGCAGGCTGGTAGCTTTCCGTTCCCGCTATGGCAGCGCCACGGTGCTGCCCACCACGGCCTATTATTTTTTCCAGCCCCTGGGCCGCATCCCCGCAGGCGCTACGGAATCAGATTCCGTGCAGGTCAATATTTTCTCACAAACATCGCTTTCTCCGGAAACCCAATATGTGCTGCCGGTGATCATTGAGCAGGTGGATGGGCGTACAGAAGCTGTAACGCCGGATGAGGTATTGTTCATTGTGATCCAAACCGGCGCCAGTCCCACCATCAGCAAGAGTGGCTGGAAGATAGTAAGCGCGTCCTCCTATACTACCGGCGGTGGTGAACCGGAGAATGTCCTGGACAATAATGATGAAGCCACCTTCTGGATGTCCAGCTTTATACAGCCGATGCCCCAGAACCTGGTGATCGATTTTGGCAAGGCCATTGACTTCAGCGGCGTGAGCTACGTTACGCCAAGGTCTTATGCCACTTCCGGCGCTTACCCCACACAGGTCAAAATTGAATTGAGCAACGATGGCAGTACCTGGACCGACAAAGGCAGTTTCACCGGACTGAGCAGCACCGGCGCCGGCACCCTGGACGTAGGCAGCTCTACCGCCAGGTATATGCGGTTCACGGCAGTGAAAGTATTTATGACGGGCTTCTTCACCTATGTAGTGATTGGCGGAATAGGACTGGAGCATTAA
- a CDS encoding sensor histidine kinase, with protein sequence MPRATLLLLLCSLLLSVGGRSQPTAQAGISAYSYYPPERDKESWQRLNLWLSATYLYVSKEAMEDQDSCLLLASRSLGLSRFSILAEGFGDEKLRHQSSWINQGAPGTGMQLLSGTTGKKQLQVLLLLGAYYAFQPGSYSRYKDSVEYFVHKAIAASRELQEQRWERIALCLLEKVYLQGADRNADSLCASLLDQCRKAGDKETEARAIAYRGIFTIPGQANFNRKLADLQQAADSYQRLGDTEGAINVWTDLGYIFSATGQDKQAYEAFTKALLLEEAIGFPYTQYSTDNLAMITFFQGKFGEPLRYTRQTIKVAESCRDSIGWAYYYSRLANLYISENRDKEGVEMVQKATRQFITDRNPALYNILQIEISYLNAAGRAREALDQVTAISQKVSPVIVSDLFYYHHILSGCYINLNRFDSAEFHIRKMDSLENITEAVRGPFRRGSVNNQLAALYLKRGQYHKAKEFLENHFRISSYGHRSLRNDLNIYSMLITADSALGDQAAVIAHYKEYIKLIDSNFKATKIRQAEELQVVYETQEKEKQITVLNQQAKQTRTVTNVTLAGIAAVIIIAILLYRQNRLKQRSNTIITQKNGQLQDLLADKEWLLKEVHHRVKNNLQIIMSLLNSQSRYIDNEEALMAINDSQRRVQAISLIHQKLYQSDNTYSIDMRQYIDELISYAQDGFDTGSRAVIEQDIEPVRLDVSKAIPLGLIINEGIVNAMKYAFPGQHKGIVRISLKHTATEQLLLSITDNGIGLPPDAEITGNSSLGFNLMRGLARQLDGTFTIESNQGLHITIRFSPLTNPSYEL encoded by the coding sequence ATGCCCAGGGCAACCCTGTTACTCCTATTATGCAGCCTCCTGTTATCTGTCGGCGGCCGGTCGCAACCAACGGCACAGGCGGGCATTTCAGCCTATTCGTATTATCCTCCGGAGCGGGACAAGGAATCCTGGCAACGCCTTAACCTCTGGCTGAGCGCCACCTACCTCTATGTTTCCAAAGAGGCCATGGAGGACCAGGATAGCTGTCTGCTGTTAGCCAGTCGCTCCCTTGGCCTGAGCCGTTTTTCCATACTGGCAGAAGGATTTGGCGACGAAAAGCTGCGCCACCAATCCAGCTGGATCAACCAGGGCGCTCCTGGTACCGGCATGCAGCTGCTGTCCGGAACAACCGGCAAAAAACAGCTGCAGGTATTGCTATTGCTGGGCGCTTATTACGCTTTTCAGCCCGGCAGCTATTCCCGGTATAAAGACAGTGTTGAATACTTTGTTCATAAGGCTATTGCAGCAAGCAGGGAACTGCAGGAACAACGCTGGGAACGGATAGCCCTTTGCCTGCTGGAAAAAGTATACCTCCAGGGGGCCGACCGAAACGCTGATTCCCTCTGCGCGTCCCTGCTTGACCAGTGCAGGAAAGCAGGTGATAAAGAAACGGAAGCCAGGGCCATTGCCTATCGCGGCATATTTACAATCCCCGGACAGGCAAACTTCAACAGGAAGCTGGCAGATCTGCAGCAGGCGGCTGACAGCTATCAGCGCCTGGGTGATACAGAAGGCGCTATCAACGTATGGACTGACCTGGGTTATATTTTCAGTGCCACAGGGCAGGACAAACAGGCTTATGAGGCTTTTACAAAAGCGCTATTGTTGGAAGAAGCTATCGGGTTCCCTTATACCCAATACAGTACGGACAACCTGGCTATGATCACTTTCTTCCAGGGGAAGTTCGGAGAACCCTTACGCTATACCCGCCAGACCATCAAAGTGGCTGAAAGCTGCCGCGACAGCATTGGCTGGGCCTATTATTACAGCCGCCTGGCCAACCTGTATATTTCCGAGAACAGGGATAAAGAAGGGGTTGAAATGGTACAAAAAGCCACCAGGCAATTTATTACAGACCGCAACCCGGCCCTGTATAATATCCTGCAGATTGAGATCAGTTACCTGAATGCAGCCGGCCGCGCAAGAGAAGCGCTCGACCAGGTAACTGCTATTTCCCAAAAGGTTTCTCCGGTGATTGTTTCGGACCTGTTCTATTATCACCATATATTGTCAGGTTGTTATATCAACCTGAACAGGTTCGATTCAGCGGAATTTCACATCCGGAAAATGGATTCCCTGGAAAATATCACTGAAGCTGTACGGGGACCGTTCAGAAGAGGCAGCGTCAATAACCAGCTGGCTGCACTCTATTTAAAACGTGGCCAGTATCATAAAGCAAAGGAATTCCTGGAGAATCACTTCAGGATCTCTTCCTACGGGCATCGCTCTTTACGAAACGACCTGAACATATACAGTATGCTGATCACCGCCGACTCAGCACTTGGTGATCAGGCAGCCGTAATAGCCCATTATAAGGAATATATAAAACTGATCGATTCCAATTTCAAAGCAACCAAAATACGGCAGGCGGAAGAGCTCCAGGTTGTTTATGAAACGCAGGAAAAGGAAAAGCAAATCACTGTTTTAAACCAGCAGGCAAAACAGACAAGGACTGTAACCAATGTAACCCTCGCCGGCATTGCCGCCGTTATCATCATTGCCATATTACTGTATCGCCAGAACCGGTTAAAACAAAGAAGCAATACCATCATCACCCAAAAGAACGGGCAGTTGCAGGACCTGCTGGCCGATAAGGAATGGTTATTAAAAGAGGTTCATCACCGGGTCAAGAACAATTTGCAGATCATCATGAGCCTGCTGAACTCCCAGTCCAGGTATATAGACAATGAGGAAGCACTGATGGCCATCAATGATAGCCAGCGAAGGGTACAGGCTATTTCCCTGATCCATCAAAAACTGTATCAATCCGACAATACCTATTCCATTGACATGCGTCAGTATATTGACGAACTGATCAGTTACGCGCAGGATGGATTTGATACCGGCAGCCGCGCCGTTATTGAACAGGATATTGAGCCGGTCCGACTGGATGTATCCAAAGCCATTCCCCTGGGGCTCATCATCAATGAAGGCATTGTAAATGCTATGAAATATGCGTTCCCGGGGCAGCATAAAGGAATTGTCCGGATAAGCCTGAAACATACTGCCACAGAACAGCTGCTGCTCAGCATAACAGACAATGGCATTGGCCTGCCGCCGGATGCTGAAATAACGGGAAACAGTTCACTGGGCTTTAACCTGATGCGGGGATTGGCCAGGCAACTGGACGGCACTTTTACCATTGAAAGCAACCAGGGGCTACATATTACCATCCGCTTCAGCCCCTTAACAAACCCATCTTATGAATTATGA
- a CDS encoding sigma 54-interacting response regulator, with amino-acid sequence MSKKILIVEDEFIVANNLQLILEDAGYSIHGIAASVGEAREYLRHQKPDLVILDIRLRGKLSGIDIARELRAANIPFIYLSANANQPILEEAKRTEPYGFLVKPVREKDLLVALEIAWYLHQHSLESKLRREELLQRELTAISLETLGARESLLKIAGIMQSHLPFDFIACGIRPLNKQQFTDSGYLRTGFNEYQFIGEKELMTISGLTKTTLSGIIENSGNDSGPLIYNYERSANTATNLLQRNLMHWLQLESCLVFPVALGYGLSLHYAFYSRNMDSYNKGHIALLTRLKTWLEAVANKTIYAETAAGEWMHPQINAKKQQDEQPDNKAFRDIIGNHHLLLSALDLAAQVAPYNTSVLILGESGTGKEKVAQAIHWLSPRKNGPFIKVNCAAIPATLIESELFGHEKGAFTGAVEKRKGKFELADGGTIFLDEIGELPLSMQVKLLRVLQEREIEYVGGSTAIKVNLRIIAATNRNLEKEVAEGNFRLDLYYRLNVFPLTLPALRDRKTDIEALALFFANTYCSALNKPFNGIADPMMERMIAYHWPGNIRELENIIEQSVVLNDGRSKLQLMRSLPAAGQEPGSSSPINTFEEVKHVQQQTERDYISAVLKKTRGRIRGIGGAAELLNLKPSTLESKMARLNIKRQDFTDYPEGQ; translated from the coding sequence ATGAGTAAAAAAATACTGATTGTAGAAGATGAGTTTATTGTTGCCAATAACCTGCAGTTGATACTGGAAGATGCCGGGTATAGCATTCATGGTATAGCCGCCTCGGTGGGAGAAGCGCGGGAATACCTTCGTCACCAAAAACCCGACCTGGTCATACTTGATATCAGGCTTAGAGGAAAACTGTCCGGTATTGATATCGCGCGGGAGTTGAGAGCTGCCAATATTCCATTTATATATTTATCCGCCAATGCCAACCAGCCAATACTGGAAGAAGCAAAGCGAACAGAACCCTATGGCTTCCTGGTAAAACCCGTCAGGGAGAAAGACCTGCTGGTTGCCCTGGAAATTGCCTGGTACCTGCATCAGCACAGCCTTGAATCCAAACTACGGCGTGAGGAATTATTGCAGCGGGAACTGACAGCCATCAGCCTTGAAACACTGGGCGCCCGGGAATCCTTATTGAAGATTGCCGGGATCATGCAATCGCACCTGCCATTCGATTTTATTGCCTGCGGCATCAGGCCGCTGAATAAACAGCAGTTCACAGATTCAGGCTATCTGCGAACCGGTTTCAATGAGTACCAGTTTATTGGTGAGAAAGAACTGATGACCATCTCCGGCCTTACCAAGACTACCCTTTCCGGCATTATTGAAAACAGCGGGAACGACAGCGGCCCGCTGATCTATAATTACGAAAGATCTGCCAATACCGCAACCAACCTGCTGCAAAGAAACCTGATGCATTGGTTACAGCTGGAATCCTGCCTGGTATTCCCTGTGGCGCTGGGTTATGGATTATCCCTGCATTATGCCTTTTATAGCCGGAATATGGACAGCTACAACAAGGGACATATCGCCCTGCTGACCCGTTTAAAAACATGGCTGGAAGCGGTAGCCAATAAAACCATCTATGCAGAAACGGCTGCCGGCGAATGGATGCACCCGCAGATAAATGCTAAGAAGCAACAGGATGAGCAGCCTGATAACAAGGCATTCAGGGACATCATCGGCAATCACCACTTATTATTATCTGCCCTGGACCTGGCAGCGCAGGTAGCGCCTTATAATACGTCCGTGCTGATCTTGGGAGAAAGCGGCACCGGCAAAGAGAAAGTAGCGCAGGCCATTCATTGGCTCTCCCCCAGGAAAAATGGCCCCTTTATAAAGGTGAATTGTGCTGCCATCCCGGCAACACTGATAGAATCTGAATTGTTTGGGCATGAGAAGGGGGCTTTTACCGGCGCTGTGGAGAAAAGAAAAGGCAAATTTGAACTGGCCGATGGCGGCACCATCTTTTTGGATGAGATCGGAGAACTGCCGCTAAGCATGCAGGTAAAATTATTACGTGTTTTGCAGGAACGGGAAATTGAATACGTTGGCGGCAGTACTGCTATAAAAGTAAATCTCCGTATAATAGCTGCTACCAACAGAAACCTGGAAAAAGAAGTAGCGGAAGGCAATTTCCGGCTCGACCTGTATTACCGGTTGAACGTGTTCCCCCTTACCCTGCCCGCCCTTCGCGATCGAAAGACTGATATTGAAGCCCTGGCCCTGTTCTTTGCTAACACCTATTGCAGTGCATTGAACAAACCATTCAATGGTATTGCTGATCCCATGATGGAAAGAATGATTGCCTATCACTGGCCCGGTAATATCCGGGAACTGGAAAATATTATCGAGCAGTCAGTGGTGCTCAACGACGGAAGATCGAAACTGCAACTGATGCGGAGCCTTCCCGCTGCCGGCCAGGAGCCCGGCAGCAGCAGTCCCATCAATACCTTTGAGGAAGTAAAGCATGTCCAGCAACAAACAGAAAGAGATTACATCAGTGCTGTTCTCAAAAAAACAAGGGGCCGGATACGTGGTATCGGGGGTGCTGCTGAACTATTAAACCTCAAACCCAGCACCCTGGAATCAAAAATGGCCAGGCTGAATATCAAAAGGCAGGATTTTACCGATTATCCCGAAGGGCAGTAA
- a CDS encoding RagB/SusD family nutrient uptake outer membrane protein codes for MKRAFIYSRFSMVLLCSFLLTGCDKYLDVTPKGYTLLKTVSHYDQWMNDPTLWLSFNSELNLLGDLVDLANIDVPPTAANDLLYLWTPQFAEDGSIWGKHYSIINYYNTVIAGVDDATGGTERQKANLKAEALLARAYEYFYLVNEYGKPYDSATAANDPGVPLVTSDDVAQIVPARSSVKEVYDFIIADINTALPNLPLDNSKNRYRGSAASAYSVLARIYLNVRSYSKAREYAVLALENSLGVSMMDYNQLSTAREMPLLSVRPDAIYARRSGTVGSRPTIEHLKSFNTLDRRLNLFYTDLGDYSFTRRSLSFYFPGGMVLTSIDGNNGTSIQEMKLIIAEAAARSNDLATALQQLNELRQHRLPASIYQPYDSEDPAFVLQKTLEERRFELPFSGGLRWLDIRRLDQEDRMPAVHRYDAQGNVIATLEPHSARYTLQVPVKVLTYNPGMEQNP; via the coding sequence ATGAAACGAGCTTTTATATATTCCAGATTCAGTATGGTCCTGCTTTGCAGCTTTCTGCTGACGGGATGCGATAAATACCTGGACGTAACGCCCAAAGGCTATACCCTGCTGAAAACAGTATCGCACTACGACCAGTGGATGAATGATCCCACCCTCTGGCTCAGCTTTAACTCAGAGCTGAACCTGCTGGGCGACCTGGTAGACCTGGCCAATATTGATGTGCCGCCTACCGCCGCCAATGACCTCCTGTATCTCTGGACACCCCAGTTTGCAGAAGATGGCTCCATCTGGGGCAAGCATTATTCCATCATCAATTATTACAATACCGTAATAGCTGGCGTGGATGACGCCACCGGTGGTACAGAAAGGCAGAAAGCCAACCTTAAAGCAGAAGCGCTGCTGGCCCGGGCCTATGAATACTTCTACCTGGTGAATGAGTATGGCAAGCCCTATGATTCCGCCACAGCCGCTAATGACCCCGGCGTTCCCCTGGTCACTTCTGACGATGTGGCGCAGATAGTGCCAGCCCGTAGCTCCGTGAAAGAAGTATATGATTTCATTATCGCTGACATCAATACCGCCCTGCCCAACCTGCCGCTGGACAACAGCAAGAACCGCTACCGGGGATCAGCAGCCAGCGCCTACAGCGTACTGGCCAGGATCTACCTGAATGTGCGCAGTTATAGCAAAGCAAGGGAGTATGCAGTCCTGGCCCTGGAAAACAGCCTTGGCGTAAGCATGATGGACTATAACCAGCTCAGCACAGCCCGTGAGATGCCCCTGCTGTCTGTCAGGCCCGATGCCATCTATGCCCGCAGATCAGGAACAGTAGGCAGCCGCCCCACCATTGAACACCTCAAATCATTCAATACGCTGGACAGGCGGCTGAACCTGTTCTATACTGACCTGGGCGACTATAGCTTCACCCGCCGGAGCCTCAGTTTCTATTTTCCCGGAGGCATGGTCCTCACCAGTATAGACGGTAACAATGGTACTTCCATCCAGGAAATGAAACTGATCATTGCTGAAGCAGCAGCACGCAGTAATGACCTGGCAACGGCCCTGCAACAGCTCAATGAGCTACGCCAGCACCGTCTCCCGGCTTCCATTTACCAGCCTTATGATTCGGAAGATCCTGCTTTTGTCCTGCAGAAGACCCTGGAAGAACGCCGCTTTGAGCTGCCCTTTTCCGGAGGGCTGCGCTGGCTGGATATACGCCGCCTGGACCAGGAAGACCGTATGCCCGCTGTACACCGCTATGATGCGCAGGGCAATGTAATTGCCACCCTGGAGCCGCACAGCGCCCGGTATACGTTGCAGGTTCCGGTCAAAGTACTGACCTATAATCCCGGCATGGAACAGAATCCTTAG
- a CDS encoding TlpA disulfide reductase family protein: MIKQAFVFLLAFSGILATLSAQTSNKPKLLTIGDPAPELEVFKWLKGKPVENFEKGHVYVVEFWATWCVPCANAMPHLSELARQYKDKATFIGVDVWERKIDSLDYSIVQDFVEKKGNDMDYTVAMDNPTKNQISEKWLRAAGQNGIPATFVIDQGGKIAWIGHPSDLDTALSAIINNPEKYDHQAAREKYLVVQERQVRQMAAKSVLGYAMSKNYGLAWHEARKLKKEMPGFETESFWSILHAYLRYDPDTAVAYVQEKTADSAFMKAIEPEKSFAVASEDVRTAFSKMVASQPGLDIKLYYEAVNYLNKVVKEKSYDHHWTAIAEGYYHLNEPAKAIAAQEKAIKAAELSIKTNKPDNFLKTLYENTIKNMQKDLVKYKEMKQLKDKLGK, from the coding sequence ATGATAAAACAAGCATTTGTATTCCTGCTGGCATTTTCCGGCATCCTGGCAACACTGAGCGCACAAACCAGTAACAAGCCTAAACTGCTGACCATTGGCGATCCGGCGCCGGAGCTGGAAGTATTTAAATGGCTCAAAGGAAAACCTGTGGAGAACTTTGAAAAAGGACATGTATACGTAGTGGAATTCTGGGCCACCTGGTGTGTACCCTGCGCCAATGCCATGCCTCACCTGAGTGAACTGGCGCGCCAGTACAAGGATAAAGCCACTTTCATTGGTGTGGATGTATGGGAAAGGAAGATCGACAGCCTTGATTACAGTATAGTACAGGATTTTGTAGAAAAGAAAGGGAATGATATGGATTATACCGTAGCCATGGACAATCCCACCAAAAATCAGATCTCTGAGAAATGGCTAAGGGCTGCCGGGCAGAATGGTATCCCTGCCACATTCGTGATTGACCAGGGTGGTAAAATAGCCTGGATAGGACATCCCAGCGACCTGGACACCGCTTTAAGCGCTATTATCAATAATCCTGAAAAATATGATCACCAGGCAGCCAGGGAAAAATACCTGGTAGTGCAGGAGCGCCAGGTAAGGCAGATGGCGGCTAAGTCGGTCCTTGGTTATGCCATGAGCAAGAACTATGGCCTGGCCTGGCATGAAGCCCGCAAACTGAAGAAAGAAATGCCCGGTTTTGAGACCGAGAGTTTCTGGAGCATCTTACATGCCTACCTGCGCTACGATCCCGATACCGCCGTGGCCTATGTGCAGGAAAAAACAGCGGATTCAGCTTTTATGAAAGCCATAGAACCGGAAAAGAGCTTTGCTGTAGCCAGCGAAGATGTGCGTACTGCTTTCTCTAAAATGGTGGCTTCCCAACCCGGCCTCGATATCAAATTGTACTATGAAGCTGTTAACTACCTGAACAAGGTGGTCAAGGAAAAATCATACGATCATCACTGGACTGCAATAGCCGAAGGGTACTACCACCTCAATGAGCCCGCCAAAGCCATTGCTGCGCAGGAGAAAGCGATCAAAGCCGCAGAACTGAGCATTAAAACCAACAAGCCGGATAATTTTTTGAAAACACTCTACGAGAATACAATTAAGAATATGCAAAAAGACCTGGTGAAGTATAAGGAAATGAAGCAGCTGAAGGATAAGCTGGGAAAATAA
- a CDS encoding glycoside hydrolase family 127 protein, which produces MKHIIICFTLICLASGAMTQQPVVKAPYNRFDERPITAVKATGWLQEFMERQRTGLTGHPDVLSYPYDGPLWAGSIERQGEHGDNWWRYEQTAYYSDGLLRLGYLLNDTGFINKARTGIYHTIAHAQPTKRLGSDQFPTQWPFAVYFRVLQAEYLATGDQRLIDALQAHFLTYTPEQLGKEPGKLKRSIINIEGILWTYGVTKDARLLKLAEDAWALGDFPLNESKFLSADTIIIHGVTYMEMAKLPAILYSYTGKQQYLAAAINAFAKLDRDHMLPDGVPSSNEFLAGKDPFKSHETCDIIDYTWAIGYLLMASGDAGYADRIEKAVFNAGPGAISKDFRNLQYFSSVNQVIATGNSNTNKLAYGSTWMAYWPCHETECCAGNIHRLMPNYVSRMWMRNKQGGPVAALYGPSVEQLEFNKQKITITETTGYPFSESISFSFNMDKPVNFPFTFRIPAWCQQATVTINGKPYTALGKPGTFTTIQRQFRKNDKIVLQLPMTARLIPWNNQALTVERGPLLYAFAVPEKVTIDTATYPNLAGKRSPDPSFPALSLTPAGSWNYALAAKDSGSLRIIKRTVKGYPLDPGNAPVVIEVPARKLAGWQLVEERFTPPLPVPGEYTPSPIIETIQLVPYGSTRLRVAAFPPAK; this is translated from the coding sequence ATGAAACATATAATCATCTGCTTCACCCTGATCTGCCTGGCATCCGGCGCCATGACACAGCAGCCGGTAGTTAAAGCGCCTTATAACAGGTTTGACGAACGCCCTATCACCGCCGTGAAGGCCACCGGCTGGCTGCAGGAATTTATGGAACGGCAGCGGACCGGCCTTACGGGTCACCCGGATGTACTCTCCTATCCCTACGACGGACCGCTATGGGCAGGCAGCATTGAACGCCAGGGAGAACATGGCGATAACTGGTGGCGCTATGAACAAACGGCCTACTACTCGGATGGTCTGCTGCGACTGGGCTACCTCCTCAACGATACCGGCTTTATCAATAAAGCAAGGACCGGCATCTACCATACTATCGCTCATGCACAACCTACTAAAAGACTGGGCTCAGACCAGTTCCCCACACAATGGCCTTTTGCCGTTTACTTCCGGGTATTGCAGGCGGAATACCTGGCCACCGGCGATCAGCGGCTCATCGATGCCCTGCAAGCTCACTTTCTCACCTATACCCCTGAACAACTCGGTAAAGAACCGGGCAAACTCAAACGCTCCATCATCAATATTGAAGGTATTCTCTGGACCTACGGCGTTACAAAAGATGCCAGGCTCCTGAAACTGGCAGAGGATGCCTGGGCCCTTGGCGATTTCCCCCTCAACGAAAGCAAATTCCTTTCCGCCGATACCATCATCATTCATGGCGTCACCTATATGGAAATGGCCAAACTGCCCGCCATCCTCTATAGCTATACCGGCAAACAACAGTACCTGGCCGCAGCCATCAATGCTTTTGCCAAACTGGACCGCGACCATATGCTGCCCGACGGCGTGCCCAGCTCCAATGAATTCCTGGCCGGCAAAGACCCGTTCAAAAGCCATGAAACCTGTGATATCATTGACTATACCTGGGCTATCGGCTACCTGCTCATGGCCTCCGGCGACGCCGGCTATGCAGACCGAATAGAGAAAGCAGTCTTCAATGCAGGTCCCGGCGCTATCTCCAAAGACTTCCGCAACCTGCAATATTTTTCCAGCGTCAACCAGGTGATAGCCACCGGCAATTCCAATACCAATAAGCTGGCCTACGGCTCTACCTGGATGGCGTACTGGCCCTGCCATGAAACGGAGTGCTGCGCCGGAAATATCCACCGCCTCATGCCCAATTATGTATCCCGCATGTGGATGCGCAACAAACAAGGCGGACCGGTAGCAGCCCTGTATGGCCCCTCTGTAGAGCAGCTGGAATTCAACAAGCAAAAAATAACGATCACAGAAACCACCGGCTATCCCTTCAGCGAAAGCATCAGCTTCAGCTTTAATATGGACAAGCCAGTAAATTTTCCTTTTACTTTTCGTATTCCGGCCTGGTGCCAGCAGGCTACTGTTACTATTAACGGGAAACCATACACCGCCCTCGGAAAGCCCGGGACCTTCACCACTATCCAACGCCAGTTCCGTAAAAACGATAAGATAGTCCTGCAGCTGCCGATGACCGCCAGGCTGATCCCCTGGAATAACCAGGCCCTTACCGTTGAACGCGGACCACTGCTCTATGCATTTGCCGTACCTGAAAAAGTAACGATTGATACCGCCACCTATCCCAACCTGGCAGGCAAAAGATCGCCAGACCCCAGCTTCCCGGCCCTGTCCCTGACACCGGCCGGCAGTTGGAACTACGCACTGGCGGCCAAAGACAGCGGGTCGCTCCGCATCATTAAAAGAACAGTGAAAGGCTATCCGTTGGATCCCGGCAATGCGCCGGTAGTGATTGAAGTGCCTGCCCGCAAGCTGGCCGGCTGGCAACTGGTTGAAGAAAGGTTTACGCCGCCACTGCCCGTGCCGGGTGAGTACACCCCGTCACCCATTATAGAAACAATTCAATTGGTCCCCTACGGTTCCACAAGGCTAAGAGTAGCAGCCTTCCCACCGGCAAAATAA